Genomic DNA from Roseofilum reptotaenium CS-1145:
AAAAGCCCAAGGGATGCGAATACTCCAGTATTCCTCTTTCTGTAATTATCCTCTGTTTAGGACTAGGCTATGGGTTATTTACGCAACGACACCGTTTACCTCTAGACCAACTTTTACCCCACATTAAAACCGCTATTGCAGCCTTAAACTTGCCCATCGGAGAAACTACTCCAGAGCCATCTATTAGCCCTTCTTCATTGCCTTCTTCCCCCTCCACGACTCCCTCCTCAGAGCCATCACTTAAGCCTTCTCCAACTGCCAAGAAACCAACTCCAGATCCCTCAATTCGTCCATCTCTCACCCCCGAAGAGGTTGTAGCATCTCCTTCTCCTTCCTCTGTCCCAAAGTCCGATCGAATAATCGCAATTCGAGGCATTTATCTGAGTCGATATCTGGCTACTGCAAACGCGAGTGAAAAGACAATCCGCGATCGCGTGCGCTACTATAAAAAACAAGGTATCAACACCATTATCCATGGCGTTTGGGGCAATGGTTGCACTATGTACAAGAGTGAAGTCATGGAGAAGAAACTAGGGTATGAAAGTTGTCCCAACCAGTTTCCGGATCAATGGCTAGATTGGCTGATTGATGAAGCGCATAAACAGGGGATGGAAGTTCATGCGTATTTCGAGAAAGGGATTAAGATTGACGAAAATAGCCCTATTTTTGATTTAGCGATCGATCAGCGCTGGATCGTAGCGGGAGTGGATAAAACCCATACAGGAATCGATCATTATGTGCTAGATGTAGCAGTCCCAAAAGTAGCGTCCTTGTTGACTGATGTCCTAGTGGAGTTTGTGGAAAAATACCCCGAAATTGATGCAGTGCAATGGGATGATTACTTAGGGTATCATGCCGAACTGCCTGGAAAGAGCGATCATACGCAAAAATTAACCGATTTTGTCCAAAATATGATTGCTCAAATGAAAGAAGCTAATCCTAACGTAAGCTTTGATATTTGTCAT
This window encodes:
- a CDS encoding family 10 glycosylhydrolase encodes the protein MSKSQEKPKGCEYSSIPLSVIILCLGLGYGLFTQRHRLPLDQLLPHIKTAIAALNLPIGETTPEPSISPSSLPSSPSTTPSSEPSLKPSPTAKKPTPDPSIRPSLTPEEVVASPSPSSVPKSDRIIAIRGIYLSRYLATANASEKTIRDRVRYYKKQGINTIIHGVWGNGCTMYKSEVMEKKLGYESCPNQFPDQWLDWLIDEAHKQGMEVHAYFEKGIKIDENSPIFDLAIDQRWIVAGVDKTHTGIDHYVLDVAVPKVASLLTDVLVEFVEKYPEIDAVQWDDYLGYHAELPGKSDHTQKLTDFVQNMIAQMKEANPNVSFDICHHNPYWAKTYFDADWENWDVDRVFIQVYNMDNFQDEMKYVAANDGIAITERQFDYLPQLVNNPEIDSILLFPLEKPDKMAATYHQLIAENGE